The Fibrobacter sp. UWH6 genomic interval AACCCGGTAGTGAATACAATATTACTTTATTAGGAAACAACACTGTTCTTGTGAATCATCCAGACGATCAGGTAAGGTTGGCCCAAGCCAAAGGTTTCTGTATAGAATATTCTTCAGACAAAAATTTCTTGTTATCATTTCACCGCTACGAGACGAACGGCACACTTACAAATGATAGTGCAAATGTCTCCATTTACAAAGGGGAGAAAAAGATTTCTTACATACTATGGCAGGATTTAGAAAGAAGATTTGGTAGTTTTTCTTCAACTAATATACATTTACTAACATTCAGTGCTAAACAAACCGAAAACGACACAACAAATATATTAATCAGTCGAATGACTCTAATCAATTAAAAAAACAAGACAAGTCAGTATATAAAAAAGGGACTGATGAAGAAATCATCAGTCCTAATTTTTTTCGATTCACACTCATTTCCATCTTCGAGCGTTAATTCCAGTACCGATCAGCATTAAGAAAATGATGGGAATGTATTTACAAAACAGTTAGCTTTAACTAACTTTAAGTCATCGGAAGGAGGGTCACATGTCAGCCTTATCTCAATACCATGACTTAATCTTGTGCGTCGTTTCCGCCCTGGAAGCAAGAGATTCCTACACCAGTTTCCATTCCTCCCGCGTAGCGGAAATGGTGGAAGCCCTTTGCAGGTTTTTAGGCATCACCGGCGATCAGGAAGAACTATTCCATATTTCGGCACACTTGCATGACGTTGGGAAAATTGGCATACGCGACGACGTTCTTTTAAAAGCAGGACGATTGAATGATGAAGAATGGGAAATCATGAAATCCCATTCTTTGCAAGGTTACGAAATTTTACGGAAGGCAAAGCTATTTGAGAACGTAGCTATCATTGTACGCGGACACCACGAACGCTGGGACGGTAAAGGTTATCCCGATGGACTGTCCGGCGCAAACATTCCCCTGGGTTCAAGAATTATCGCAATCGCCGATTCCATCGACGCCATGATTTCGGACCGTCCCTACAGAAAGGGCATGGATGTGTCCATCTGCAGAAGCGAAATAGAAAAGAACGCCGGAATCATGTACGATCCCGACGTGGTTAAAGTCGCTTTGGAAAATTGGGATGATTTAATTAAATCGGGCACTGCCGTCTGCGCCATGCAGAGTTAAGTTCCAATTTTAGTCATACTTTTGGCACAAATAGCCATGGTAGAAGCATTGTGCAAAAATGCCGACGTGGTGGGAGAAAGGAATCCGAAGAATCCACCCGCAAGCAAACCCGTATTAAAGGCGACGATGAACTTATAGTTGGATTGGATTCGATCCATCAGCTTTTGGCTCAGAACGCGAAGCTCAGCCAAGTCTTCCAGATTTTCCCCTCGGAGAGTAACGTCCGCAGTTTCCCGGGCAAAGTCGGAAGCATCGCTCATGGCAACAGAAACGTTTGCCGCAGCCAAAGCGGGAGCATCGTTAATGCCATCCCCCACCATAATGACGCGT includes:
- a CDS encoding HD-GYP domain-containing protein codes for the protein MSALSQYHDLILCVVSALEARDSYTSFHSSRVAEMVEALCRFLGITGDQEELFHISAHLHDVGKIGIRDDVLLKAGRLNDEEWEIMKSHSLQGYEILRKAKLFENVAIIVRGHHERWDGKGYPDGLSGANIPLGSRIIAIADSIDAMISDRPYRKGMDVSICRSEIEKNAGIMYDPDVVKVALENWDDLIKSGTAVCAMQS